The candidate division WOR-3 bacterium genome window below encodes:
- the mutM gene encoding bifunctional DNA-formamidopyrimidine glycosylase/DNA-(apurinic or apyrimidinic site) lyase — translation MPELPEVETIKRELKSKIINEKIIGCEILRKDIIGYPAPDKFCRGIINETILNVTRRAKYLIIVLSNEKRLIFHLRLSGRITVLKNPKSQIPDPKQSLNSNLETIQFNEKAKFVRLIIDLKNKSLVFSEPRALGRVYLIKEDERPRVLKGFFNLSYEPLSPEYDFLYFKDKIKNRKAKIKSVLLDQCICAGVGNIYSDEALFHAGIRPTRRVNTLKTDEIFKLLLAIKQVLRKGIDECGTTVSDYRRTDGKTGNFQNFLYVYDQEGKPCKKCGARIVLTKVGNRSTRYCPKCQK, via the coding sequence ATGCCTGAACTGCCTGAAGTAGAGACGATAAAAAGGGAATTAAAATCAAAGATAATAAATGAGAAGATAATCGGTTGTGAAATTCTCAGAAAAGATATAATTGGTTATCCCGCACCTGATAAATTCTGCAGAGGTATAATTAATGAAACAATCCTGAATGTAACAAGAAGGGCGAAATATCTGATTATTGTGTTGAGTAATGAAAAAAGATTGATATTTCATTTGAGATTGTCGGGGAGGATAACCGTTCTAAAAAATCCCAAATCTCAAATCCCAGATCCAAAACAATCTTTAAATTCCAATTTAGAAACAATCCAATTTAATGAAAAGGCAAAATTTGTGAGATTGATAATAGATTTAAAAAATAAGTCACTTGTTTTCTCTGAACCAAGGGCACTGGGAAGGGTTTATTTGATAAAAGAAGATGAAAGACCAAGGGTTTTAAAAGGATTCTTTAATCTGAGTTATGAACCATTATCACCAGAATACGATTTTTTGTATTTCAAAGATAAAATAAAAAATCGCAAGGCAAAGATAAAATCTGTATTGCTTGACCAGTGTATATGTGCAGGCGTGGGAAATATCTATTCAGACGAGGCACTGTTCCATGCCGGAATAAGACCGACAAGAAGGGTAAATACATTAAAGACCGATGAGATATTCAAACTCCTATTAGCGATAAAACAGGTATTGAGAAAAGGGATTGATGAATGCGGAACAACAGTGTCGGATTACAGAAGGACCGATGGAAAAACCGGGAATTTCCAGAATTTTTTGTATGTTTATGACCAGGAAGGCAAACCCTGTAAGAAGTGTGGGGCAAGGATCGTGTTGACAAAGGTAGGTAATCGGTCAACGCGATATTGTCCAAAATGCCAGAAGTGA
- a CDS encoding AsmA family protein, whose product MKKILKILGIIIGVLVLIFVIGYIAISSFLTPAYIRSIVEKISSQAINYPVEIGNVSLKLGFKIAIGIDRLSLKNPPNFTDRKMVNIEKINLNLKLLPLFRRQIVINSISINGAVINIERNKDNYYNIAVPQLQKMEGPDFKVAVDKIEISKTEINYSDAISKTEYSIKNVIQKINFKQSLISIGGKQTVDIAKTKDFPALTLEITNTIEYDTLTKNINIKELNAEYGTIKARFSGTVEKSELLNLNANLNIYDLTKILNLIPEKSRPVKLSGSIRADATILGTTKEPKVNGKCELVNITFKPKGLNQEIQKINGSFGFDLNSIKNVIIQGIFGTSRFDISGGVNNLKNPLLDLIVKVSLNLKDIETLTAQTGGMKLSGSAILNIAIKGNLEKPNFFGDYTISDGTIDGIGLVKPITNLRVKGTLQTDGAKISECSGHIGRSDFSFNGYVSNFNKPVIQINNTSNLIDLDELFPKTKTEKKAEQKGIPVTIQGNFKINRLTGMDMEFKNISTAFKFENGIIDIKDCKAETFDGRVEFDFYYNTNSPEPYRINTRMTNINVQKFFKRFLKFENLQGNLSGVNNFQGRGFEQKQVIANLTASGNVKLTNGVFNNFEFLNVLCDWLGIKDKKIIPVNDLVCSFKIENGRSNIEDWSMESGIGNFLVNGWIKLDGVINLAITLTLNKRESDILKSYHGDWVLYYDPQGRATIDIIATGKLLSPQFKLDTNKIKERLKGKIKDEYDKKKKELENKLKDLFKK is encoded by the coding sequence ATGAAAAAAATTTTAAAAATCCTCGGTATAATAATCGGCGTGCTGGTGTTAATTTTTGTGATTGGGTATATCGCAATAAGTTCATTTCTGACACCGGCATATATTCGTAGCATTGTAGAAAAAATCTCATCCCAGGCAATAAACTACCCGGTTGAAATTGGGAATGTATCATTAAAGTTAGGATTTAAGATTGCAATCGGCATTGACAGACTTTCTTTAAAAAATCCACCAAACTTTACCGACCGAAAAATGGTGAACATAGAAAAGATCAATCTGAATCTGAAATTACTTCCCCTTTTTAGAAGGCAGATTGTAATAAACAGCATCTCAATAAATGGTGCAGTAATAAATATTGAAAGGAACAAAGATAACTATTATAACATAGCAGTGCCGCAATTACAAAAAATGGAAGGACCCGATTTTAAGGTCGCAGTTGATAAAATAGAAATCTCAAAGACCGAAATTAATTACAGTGACGCAATTTCAAAAACTGAATACAGCATAAAAAATGTAATTCAGAAAATAAATTTCAAACAGAGTTTGATTTCAATAGGCGGAAAACAGACAGTAGATATAGCAAAAACAAAAGATTTTCCCGCACTCACATTAGAAATTACCAATACAATTGAATACGATACACTCACAAAGAATATAAATATAAAAGAGCTGAATGCTGAATATGGGACAATCAAGGCTCGATTTTCAGGTACTGTAGAAAAATCAGAATTACTAAATTTAAATGCAAATCTCAATATCTATGACCTGACAAAAATACTGAATTTGATACCTGAAAAATCAAGACCCGTGAAATTGTCTGGTTCAATAAGGGCAGATGCCACAATCCTGGGCACAACCAAGGAACCGAAGGTGAATGGAAAATGTGAACTTGTGAACATAACATTTAAACCTAAGGGTTTAAATCAGGAAATCCAGAAGATTAATGGTAGTTTTGGATTTGACCTTAATTCAATAAAAAATGTTATTATCCAGGGAATATTCGGAACTTCAAGATTTGATATAAGCGGCGGCGTGAATAACTTAAAAAATCCCCTGCTTGATTTGATTGTGAAGGTATCGTTAAACTTAAAAGATATAGAAACATTGACTGCCCAGACAGGCGGGATGAAACTCTCCGGAAGTGCAATTTTGAATATTGCGATAAAAGGCAATCTGGAAAAACCAAACTTTTTTGGTGATTACACAATTTCGGATGGAACGATTGATGGGATAGGACTTGTAAAACCCATAACGAATTTAAGGGTAAAAGGAACACTCCAGACCGACGGTGCAAAGATTTCTGAATGTTCAGGACATATCGGAAGGTCGGATTTTTCATTCAATGGTTATGTATCAAACTTCAATAAACCTGTTATCCAGATAAACAATACTTCAAATCTCATTGATCTTGATGAACTATTTCCGAAGACTAAAACCGAAAAGAAGGCTGAACAGAAAGGCATTCCTGTCACAATCCAGGGCAATTTCAAAATAAATAGGCTTACTGGAATGGATATGGAATTTAAAAATATAAGCACGGCATTCAAATTTGAAAACGGCATAATTGATATAAAGGATTGCAAGGCAGAAACATTTGATGGTAGAGTGGAATTTGATTTTTACTACAACACGAATAGCCCTGAACCTTATCGGATAAATACAAGGATGACAAACATAAATGTCCAGAAATTTTTCAAAAGGTTTTTGAAATTTGAAAACCTGCAGGGTAATCTGTCCGGTGTTAATAACTTTCAAGGTAGGGGTTTTGAACAAAAACAGGTTATTGCAAATCTCACTGCCAGTGGAAATGTGAAACTCACAAATGGTGTATTCAATAATTTTGAATTCCTGAATGTGCTTTGCGACTGGCTCGGGATAAAAGACAAAAAAATAATTCCGGTAAATGACCTCGTCTGCTCATTCAAGATTGAAAATGGAAGGTCAAATATTGAAGACTGGTCAATGGAGAGTGGGATAGGAAACTTTCTTGTGAATGGCTGGATAAAACTTGATGGGGTAATAAATCTTGCAATCACACTGACATTAAACAAAAGAGAGTCTGACATCCTGAAAAGTTATCACGGTGATTGGGTATTATACTATGACCCACAGGGAAGGGCAACGATTGATATTATTGCAACCGGCAAGTTATTGTCGCCACAATTCAAACTTGACACAAACAAGATAAAAGAACGACTCAAAGGAAAGATAAAAGATGAATACGATAAAAAGAAAAAGGAACTTGAGAATAAGTTGAAGGACCTATTCAAAAAATAA
- a CDS encoding site-2 protease family protein, which yields MAERIIELLLSLPPLLLALTVHEYFHGYIAYRMGDPTAKFAGRLTFNPLKHIDPIGFIAFLLFRFGWAKPVPVNPYNFYNYKKGIILTSIAGPGSNFLLALISGLIIRAIDLRFIYQNLFPVLLMLKLSMYYNLVLCAFNLIPVPPLDGSKVLFHLLPYKYSHIQYQLERYGFLILIGLIFVDNMGIPVLWGWIGPFVVFFSRVFAGSGGLYL from the coding sequence ATGGCTGAACGCATTATAGAATTATTGTTATCCTTACCACCACTTTTGCTTGCACTCACAGTCCATGAATATTTCCACGGCTATATCGCATATCGTATGGGGGACCCAACAGCAAAATTTGCCGGAAGGCTCACATTCAATCCCTTGAAGCACATTGACCCGATCGGGTTTATCGCATTTTTATTGTTCAGATTCGGCTGGGCAAAACCGGTACCGGTGAATCCTTATAATTTTTACAATTACAAAAAGGGAATAATCTTGACATCAATTGCCGGACCTGGTTCAAATTTTTTACTTGCGTTGATTTCCGGGCTCATCATACGTGCCATTGACTTACGCTTCATATATCAGAACCTTTTTCCAGTTTTGTTGATGTTAAAACTCAGCATGTATTACAACCTCGTACTCTGTGCATTCAATCTTATTCCTGTGCCACCGCTTGATGGTTCAAAGGTTCTGTTCCATTTATTGCCGTATAAATACAGCCACATTCAATATCAACTTGAACGGTATGGTTTTCTAATTCTTATCGGACTTATATTTGTTGATAATATGGGAATCCCGGTGCTCTGGGGATGGATTGGACCGTTTGTAGTATTCTTTAGCAGAGTATTTGCAGGGTCTGGGGGGCTATATCTCTAA